Genomic window (Pseudomonas hydrolytica):
AAGTCGAAGTTGATCAGCGCGTCGAAGCCGTGGTCCTGGTAAACGCTGGCCTGCGGTCCGTGGCCGAACACCTCGCCGACCATCCAGAACGGGCTGCCGCTCATGGGATCATCGGGGTTGGCCGCCGACCACTCGGCGCGCGCCTTGTCGGCCGCCTGGCGCAGCGCCGCCCAGCTCTCCAGTTCGACGTGCTTGACGGTATCGGCGCGAAAGCCGTCGACGCCGAATTCGCGCACCCAGAAGCTCAGCCATTCCACCAGGTAGTCGCGCACCCGGTAGCCCTCGCGGGGCACGGCGCGGGTGTCGGCCTTGCGCAGCAGGAAGGGCGGCAGGGACACCGGCTGCTGACTCTCGGTCTTGAAGTCGGGGAGGAAGGCCAGCGAGCCCTGGCGCGGGTCGACCAGCACGCTGGGCGGGCTGTCATAGTCGGCCACGCCGGCGCGTACCCAGTCCTTGCCCCACCACTGGCGCCAGGCGTCGTGCTGGTAGTCGATCAGGTTGTGGTAGGCGTGCAGGTTCTCGAAGCTCTCCGGCTGCCAGTCGCTCCAGCGCGGCGGCAGGTACTGGTCCATGCCGCCACGCAGCGCGCCGAAGCCGAGCGCCTGCATGTCGGCCAGGGTCGAATAGCCGGGGTGGTTGAGCACCACGTCGAACAGCACGCGGACGCCGCGGGCGTGAGCCTGGGCGATCAGCTCGCGCAGCTCGTCTTCCGTCCCCATGTTGGCGTCCAGGCGGGTGAAGTCCAGGGCGTAGTAGCCGTGGTAGGCGTAATGGCGAAAGTCGCCCTTGTCACCGCCGCCGACCCAGCCATGGACCTGCTCGAAGGGCGCGCTGATCCACAGCGCGTTGACCCCCAGCTGCTGCAGGTAGTCGAGCTTGCCGGTCAGACCGCGCAGGTCGCCGCCATGGAAGGTGCCGATCTCCTGCTCGCCGTCGGGCTGGCGCCCGTAGCTGCGGTCGTTGCCGGTATCGCCATTGGCGAAGCGGTCGGTGATGGCGAAATACACCGTGGCATTGCGCCAGTCGTGGGCGGGCGCTGGCGCCGGCTCGGCTGGCTCGAGCAGGAGCAGGCCGTCGCTATGCG
Coding sequences:
- a CDS encoding alpha-amylase, whose amino-acid sequence is MRRPSLPTSLTTLACALLCQFASAEPQLQAWLDQRPVPLQWSNPAPQRYSVELELSAGQLRLQAPNASGSAQPLALYQRQDWHAGSSLSLQIGEPGRYRLLFQEDAQPHLRLLPLREQAPRSACRTWQGEALSVAVGQVFADGEVLRDAYSGQLATVENGRIELTPAAHSDGLLLLEPAEPAPAPAHDWRNATVYFAITDRFANGDTGNDRSYGRQPDGEQEIGTFHGGDLRGLTGKLDYLQQLGVNALWISAPFEQVHGWVGGGDKGDFRHYAYHGYYALDFTRLDANMGTEDELRELIAQAHARGVRVLFDVVLNHPGYSTLADMQALGFGALRGGMDQYLPPRWSDWQPESFENLHAYHNLIDYQHDAWRQWWGKDWVRAGVADYDSPPSVLVDPRQGSLAFLPDFKTESQQPVSLPPFLLRKADTRAVPREGYRVRDYLVEWLSFWVREFGVDGFRADTVKHVELESWAALRQAADKARAEWSAANPDDPMSGSPFWMVGEVFGHGPQASVYQDHGFDALINFDFQGELAAKGSECLRQIEDGYRGYAELLANDARHNFMSYASSHDTSLFFAEQGERLARQRGLAGALLLAPGAVQIYYGDESARPLGPTGSDPHQGTRSSMNWHAQQQAPIAELLAHWRLLGQFRARHPAIGAGRHQQLSTQPYAFARTLGKDRVVIVQGR